A stretch of DNA from Phocoena sinus isolate mPhoSin1 chromosome 5, mPhoSin1.pri, whole genome shotgun sequence:
TTATGTGCTTAGCGTCAGGGAGATTTTCTGATGGCAAAGACAACGGGAAGCCAACGAAACTAAGGGAGGGTATGGAATAATAAAAGCACATAGCAAATTGCGACACACTGAATCCCACAGTACCAAAAATGAAGCAACAACCCGTCATTTTGCAGGAAGGAATTGATACCCAGAGAGGGTGTGTGACCTGCCTGGAGCCACACAGCAAGTTAGGGACAGGGCTAAGTTTGGGACACAGACTTCCGGACTTGGGGTCCAATGTATATCCTCTTTACCGTCAGAGGACGTGTTTATGGTCAGCGAACTGGAAAGCAGTTTTTGCTGTACTTCATGTTCAGCGTGGAGGATTGGAAACAGAATGAGGCTGCCCAGTCAGCTTTACCTCTTGTCAAGCCCTACCTACTGCACACTCTGGGCAAGATGCCTCTGGTTAGGATGGTGCTGTCCCCATAGCAGCCCGGAAAGGCCCGGCATTGAGGATGGACTCCATTCAAatgtattcatccattcacttattcatgcACCCCCagacacttactgagcacctgtcATGTGTTATGTACAAGGGTGGCTGCTGGACAACTCATATTTGTCTGATCTCTCTTCTTGAGCAAGAAGGAGGACCTGAAATTCTTCCCAGGCTGGGCTGCTCAGAGCAGGGTGTAGCGTGGAATTGTGGGGCTGGCCCTCAGTTGTGGCAACAGGTTTAGGAAATGTGGAATCTATGTTCCACTTGAGGGTGACCAGAAAGCGGAGGGGCCATAGAGATCCGAATCAAGGAAGCACCTTGGCTGGAGCTGAGAGCCGGCCACAGGGCTCAGAGGTAGGGTTGGGGCGGGGCGGATGACATAGGAAGATGCCCAGAGGTACCCAGAGGAGTCCTGCAGGAGAGCAAATAGATGGGAGGTAACAGCTAAGGGCGCCAAGTGGGCTTTGATAATACTTATCAGCCCTAACGAGTGAGTAGAGTACTTAAACATGGATTAGGAACACAGTGATGGTTATTTTTACTGTTCTCCTTAAAGAGAATGAGGGTGGAAAGGAGCAAAACCAAGGGATACTATAGACCAGTGCTTCCCAACCCCATTcccccttttttattttactaaaaaacaCATTAACtttaaatttaccatcttgaccatttttaagCACACAGTTCAGTAGCTTTAAGTACATTTACATAGCTGGGCAAGAGACCCTAGAACTCTTTCATTTTGCAACACTGAAACTCTACACTGGCTAAACACTAAATCCCCAGCCCTTGGTAATCACTTTTCTatgttctgtttctatgatttttgactattttagatacctcatgtgAATAgaatcttacagtatttgtcctttttcccagccctttaaaaaaatctgtgtccTGGCACTGTTCACAGGCGTGACAGCATCCCATTGGTAACATCTccaattatacacacacacacacacacacacacacacacacacacacacaaacacaccacagGGGAGAGcaaaagggagggagaggtggcAGCAAATGCTCACACAGCCAAGTCTTGGGTAGGGATACACGCAGAGTTGGAAAAAGCCCTCTAGAAATTCTGATACTCCCCAAGAGTATGCCCCCCTTGTTGAGACTCACTGTTGTGGACAGGAAAAGAGTTCTCCAAAGCATCGGAGGCAGAGCGGGAGTCAGTCACaacgtttattgagcactcaTGGTGTACAGAGCACTGGGCGAAGCACTGGAAGGAAATACAGTGGAGATTCAGCAGCTACTGTCGCTCGCCTCATGATTGCATTTAAGTGAATGGAGAAGATACACACACGAACATGTATAAACTAATATCTAGACACGTGCATTTCTTATTCACCACTGCAAGCTATCTTGAGAGTTTACTGAAGTAACAAAGGCATGAGAAGCCATTGGGACACATGGGCTAAGTAAAAATCAAAGATACATTACCGTGCTCAGGTTCAAACTTACCACTCTGGTGATGAGTGGAAGCTACCAGAAGACACTAGAAAATACCAGAAACTTGGTGAATCTATTTTCTTAACTCTATTggtcattttatttcaaatttaagaaTTCAGTTTACCATGAAATAAAGGCAATTGACTCAACAAAGTATTAGAATAGCTttatgttaaaaacattttttttttaaagtaaaatcagCCTATTGATAGTACCATTTCCAAAGGTCAGGCACCAATTCTGAAAGTTaacagcatttttcttctttttaaaaaaagcttccaTTATGTGAAAGACTTTccaataaatttagtgaacagaggcattttatttctctatattaTATTTGGGAAAACTTGTTTATATTCTTACATGCTTTTaaagtagggttgccagataaaatataagatatatttTAGTGCATGGGACATACTCatactaaaaaaattattaattgtttatttgaaattaaaatttaaccggacatcctgtattttatttgctaaatctggcagcccCATTTTTAGGTTAACATACCTTTGGAATTTCCAAAGGTTTCCAATAAGGTGTGGGGAGCAAAGAGGCTAATTTAGCTTCAGTTATATGCTAACACTGTCAGAGAGGAAGGTTTATTCTTCTGGCAGGAAAATGGTAGGTTTTGTAGGATTTACTCAAATATTGGAGACATCTTCATTTCTTACACCTTTCATCATTACTATTTTAGCAGTGCACGTTTTAGTCAGTTGAATTTTTACCTTGAAATTTTTGACAGAGGTGAATGgttagaattattaaaataatattgtagtCTGAGGAATAGAAAAACTAACATCTGGCTTGAAAAGTCCCCTATAACATATGTTCACATCCTCAATAATTTCTTCTCTGTTAACACTTTATACCCCCAAcccgcaaaaaaacaacaaatgtcaACACTCACATCTTGTTACATTATACAACGTCCCTTCCCCTATTCATGATCACTTCCTGccactctctgcccctcccctttccatattgatttttttttatatataatttaaaacactaGCCCTTGTGCACCACAAAGAGTGTCTGTCAGGCATGGATCAATGGGTGGTCATGGAcccaagaaaacaggaaaatgaaaagctCACCTCTCAGATGCTTGGAGGCATGAAAACTATGAAAgaaagtggtggggagggagggaggagggctggtAGACTGGATTGATACATTCTGTTCTAGAAATGCACTTCCTTGTATCTAAATGTACAGTTCATGTCTTATTTTAAGTTGAGATTCTACATTGGAGGAGAGAGATTTCAACACCaattttgcaaagaaaagaagTTCATGAAACTCCAACCATTGTAGAGGAATGTAGAATGATAACACTTTCTGAATTCCAACCTCCAtccactattctttttttaaacaccctgaagagtatatatatatatgtaaagaatgTACTTCTCTGTTCGTAttccacacacacataaaattacTATGAACATTAACAAACACATAGATTGTACTTAAAGGCGTATACAGCCTCTGACTTTCAAAAGCTACTTGTTAATTGAGTCCAAGTATGCCAGTTTTTATTCTGGGCCTGACTCCACCTGTTTTCAGCTTGGCCAGGGTGCACATAGGTTACAGCTGTCCTTTGCACCTTGAGGTCTTTCCAGAAAAGAGGACGAGTATGAGAAATTAAGTTGAGGCAAAGAAGCCATGGGGTTTCATATCACCATATAAAGGTGGAGTTAAGCAGTATATattattaaagtagaaaaatatttctatgcCCCCTCTGGCATTTAACGTTCCTTGTGCTAAGACAGCATTCCATCCAGCTACTTgccacattcttttcttttcagaaatataaGTTCCAAATTCCATCGTTTAGACAACTTTCCAGATGCTGTTCTGATGACGACATGAACTTGCGTCTCTGAATGCCCCTGACCGACCTCAAGGAGCACAAGTCAGGCTGTTCTTTTACTACAGAAAACGGCCGGAAGAGGGTTTGCTTTGGGTTCCCATTCGTGGTCATGATGAGGTGGGTGGCTACAGAATGTACGGGAAAGAGTGATGGACTCCCCAGGGGCAAAGTAGCCCCCCAAATTTTGCATCAGCAGAAGCAGTAGTGCACAGAAGGGTGTCCCTATGGGGAGTGAGAGCCCGCTCTAAAGCCCCACTTCTAAAGCTCAGTAGGGTCCGCGTCCCAGTTTGAACACGTGCTTGGCAATTACATGTGCAGGAGGAGTCCTGTTGGACTCCTGTTACTGGCCTGCTGAGGTTTTTCTAATGGTGACTGGTATGGAAACTGCCTGCCTGGAGCTGCCTGGAAACCCAGTCCCGGCCCCGCCCTAGTAGTGTTCCCCTGGCACCCAGACGAAGGATGCTAAGCAGACAAGGAATAGTTCCCACTGGGCATGGCGCCTTCCTGCTCCTTCACTTCccgcttcctcttcctcctgttttcttctttttctccttctctgctgCCTCCCTCGGTCCCCGCTCCATCCTTTGGTGCTGGCGGCCAGGGCACAGCTCACGGGGGCGGGGCAGAGGCGCTGGCGTGGCTGTACGAGCGTCTGGACAGAGAGGCCCGGGTGGTCCTGCTCTCCAcctcctcccccgcctcccctctCGCTCCTGGGGGACCAGGGTTGGGGCAGCAGGGGAACGTGGCCATGAAGCCGAGGCGGAACCGCTGGTTCATGAAGCAGTAGATGATGGGGTTGACGCAGGAGGAGGTGTAGGAGAGCAAGAGGATGAAGGAGATGGGGGTGCCGGAGAGGCGGTGCTCTGCAGAGGCGGTGTCAAAGGCCCGCCAGGCGTTGGCGCTGAAGATGGGCATccagcagaggaagaagagaaccACGATGACCATTAGCATGCGGATCACCCGCTTCTTGGCCATCAGGTTGGCCGCGGGGCTGCTGCTCCTGATGCGGCTGAGCCTGCCGCCACCGCTGCTGGacagctgctgcagctccagcttCCCTGGGTGCTTGGACCTCTGCAGGTAACACCCATCGCTGGCCTCGTATCTGCCGCTGCTGCCGGGGCTCGGCTTCCTTTCTGGATGGGCAAGGGACAACACTTATTTTTCGGGATGGGTCATGCCAGACGGAAGGCGTGgtacccctgccccctgcatcaAGGGGCTAAACCACACTTGAATTGTACGATTGGGCAGGCGACCTCGGGCCCGCCTTGACATGCGTAGGTATTGTTTACACTAGTCCTTTCCTTCAAATGAAAAGCCACttaaaactactaaaaaaaaaaaaaaaacaaaaactactaaaATAACGTATAGTATCTGATGTACatcatttataatagtaaaataatattttacatatgtagATTATAGGGCTAAAGAACTGTTCAAGAACGAATAGGCACACTCTTCTTCCAGCTCCTCAGGGGGAAGTTTCCTGCTTGCTTGGGAAAGCTCCAGACTGCTTTTACTGTGAGGACTCTGCATAATGAGCAAAAACCAAAGAAGGCCTTGAAGTTGTGTAAGTGGTAAAGAGCTGAATAAAGGGGTGGAGTGAGAACGGTGTGGCGGGGGGCGGCGAGTGATACCAACAAAGGTGTCGGGTAAGTTTCTCTGGTGAGTGGACCATAATGAAAGGGGGGACGGGAGGCTCTGTGGCAGCTGCAACAGGagtgaaggggaggagagaggatggcGCCTGGAATTACAATTTGCTCTGGTTGCGGAAGGCGGTCCATTTGTATGCAACAGCACAGAGAGCCTGGGACCCATGAGCCCTCAGCTTGTAATTGGGCGATGTGTGTATTATGTCAACTAATTCCACTCAGCACCCTTTTGAGAggaataatttcttcattttacagatgaggaatagAGACACTGGGTCTCATGACTGTGCCTTAGGACACAGAGTCTCCTAAGAAGACTTTTGAAAACCTCTAATATACCCTATACACACTCTGGGTATATCCATTTAAGTTACAGAAAATAAGCATTTGTAATCTTTTGGCATAAACATACAGCTAAGAGATAGTTACCTCTAGCAGACTTCTTCTGGCTAGCATCAAATTTTATTCCCTGGTAAAGTTCCAGAGAGATTAATCCATATGCCACCATCATCACAATTCCAGGAATAAGAAAGAGGATGAGTAACAGGAAGGTGtgcctaataaaataaaaagcaatccaATAACCAGCATCTCTAGCATTTCAAACTCAGATGGGATGGAATAAGCAGGGTTCATCTCCATTTTAATGAGTCTGAGGAAACACATTAATTACTAGTATTTAATATCTTTGAAAATTCCCCATCTGGAGAGTCAGTCATTAGaaggtgttttcttcttttctttcagatAAAGTCTCTTATGAAGGACTAGTTAAAGGGAAAAGTTTGGTGTAAGTCTGCCTGAAACAAGTctacatttaaaacaaatgagagcttaaaaaagaaaaaacaaacaagccaatgaGAGTAGGTGAATACCTCAATAAAACGGtttctgaaataataataataagagttTACGTTCATTGATGACTTATTCAATTTcaatacactatatatatatatattactatatctAATTCCCATAATAACttttgaggtaggtactattaacataatacccattttacaaatgaggaaacagacttaGAGACAATAGTTTACACAGCTTGTGGCAAAGGTGAGATCTGAAGCCGAGCAATACAATTCTAGAACTCATGCTCTTAACATCACAATATACCATCTGTTGACTTTATAGCAACAGAATCGTCTAATGCATAGGTAGCAATGGTGGAAAACCTCCTTGCTTTTGCAAAATAAGCATTCTGGCTGTTCTGACCCGCTGGCACAGTGGCAAGCTCGTTCTAGTGCCTGGTGGGCCAGAGCTATGCTTTCTCTAAATATGTTTGATTCCTGAAGAACTGCAGCCTccttctttatgagtctggcccCTAAATCACTTTTGCAGTCTGGCATGTGTAAGATTACGCGATTAGGCCGTAAAATTGTCAGAGGCTCACGGTGGCTGAGCCATTTCTCATTTCAATTGGACATGTTTTGATAAGAGTTCTTTTCGAATCTTGGAAAAGTCCCTCATTTGCAACATAACTCTTTTTGTGTGTACGCGTTATTTggttgaaatgaaaaaaaggaaggcaaagaaaGCAGAGATTATCTCAGTTTTGagctatgttttttttaaatccttgtcTGAAGTTTCCAACATCTGTGTTATTTAGGGTTGGTTTCTATTGCCAGTTTTTTTCTATGTACAGCtcatattttcccatttattcccatgtctaatactttttttaaaaaaattatttatttatttttggctgtgttgggtcttcttttctgtgcgagggctttctctagttgcggcaagagggggccactcttcatcgcggtgcgtgggcctctcactacggGGGccactcttgttgcggagcacaggctccacacgcgcaggctcagtagtcatggctcacgggcccagttgctccgcagcatgtgggatcttcctagaccagggctcgaacccgtgtcccctgcattggcaggcagactctcaaccactgcaccaccagggaagcccttgagccatttttaaatgtctagCTCCCTGCTTCTAAAACATGCTGGGAACTGGTAAACATAATGTCCTGCATTTGTGTAgcctttttaaagatatttagtgACATTTTCATAAACATGCTCTCATTTGAATCTCACATCCATCTAATGaggtagattaaaaaaatctttattcttaAATCTTTGTGTAGATAAAGAACTTGAATGTCAGGGAGGTTATATGAACTTGTCCAATATCACCCACTAGTAAGCAAAGAAACAGGTACTAGAACCTTGCCTTTTTATTTCCAGTACAGTGTCCCGTGTAAATACCACAGCTGCAGCTCTAAGAAAAACCACGTGGGATTTGGAACTCATCCTCGGCTCTACCTCCAGTTCTTGGAAAATCAGAGCTCTTCCAGAAGCACACTGCATAGTGGTTAAGACCAGATGCTCTCTTATCTCTTCTAGGTTTGGGAACTTGAGTGACTTGCTTAACCTctccatgtctcagtttcctctgtaaaatggggacaataatagtaccCACCCTATAGGGTTTTGAGAGGATTagttgaatttatatatatatatatatatatatatatatatatatatatatatatagcatttaaAACACAGCACTCTAAGTGTTTGCTGTCACTGTTACTCTAGAAAGAGGTTAGAGTGAAACTTCTCGATAAGTCTCCAGGAGACTGATCCGCCCAGACACTGGACAATACATTCCAGTTTTTATTAAACCTGCAAAATTATATCGAGTTGtattaaacaaataaacccaTGCAGCCTTACCAGGACTGCTGCATGACATCATTTGGCAGTAGAAAGCGGCACATGTTCGCGGTCTGATTGTTATTTTTGGTAAAAGGCACCAAGTTGCTATAAATCGGGTACGGAGTCATGATGGTAAAGGAGAGGCACCAGGTAGCGGCAATCACCTTCAAAGCGTGGGATTTTGTCTGCCAGACGCGGGACTGTAAGGGTTTGCAAATTGCACCATATCTCTCCAGCGATATGGCTACCAGGTTAAAGGTGGAGACACTCACAGAGGTGCctggaaaaggaacaaagaagctGGTTATGCAGGCTCTGAAATCCAAAGTTTATTTGCACAATGAGCTTAAGCATACCTGATCTGCGCAGGTTTGATAGATAGCAGAGGAAAACGCTCAGAGGGTAAGAatattgtgtatgtatatctaaaaaaaaatgacttattcCCAGCTTTGTTCCCAAAGCGATTTGAGGCAGTTAAAGAAATGTGTTTGCAAATACATCTTATTGCCAATTTTTAGATAAGTTTATTGAACTTTGATTACAACCAACTCCTTCCTAGGCTGAAGGTGCTCATTAATTAATAACCAAGTGGATGAAATATGTTCCTATCCCACAGAAGAGGTTCTGAGTGACCTGTAGAATAGCTTTAGTTTTGAGCGTGATCTGCATAGTTAAGTTGACCTTTTAACCCAATATTCTCAAGGACTGTGACCCTGAAAATTCAGTGGGGTCTGAGCTGGGAGCATTAAAACTCTTCCTGAAAATTTCTATTACAGacgtttttttaaagatttttttgatgtggatcatttttaaagtctttattgaatttgttacactattgcttctgtttcatgttttggttttttggccacaaggtatgtgggatcttagctccctgaccagggatcaaacccacaccccctgcattggaaggggaagtcttaaccactggaccaccagggaagtccccaaactgtTTTTAAGAGTGAAACATTCTAAGTTTCCAAATGGAGTGTTGAAAAATTACCtagtgaaaaaggaagaaggggaagctCTCCATATTATAACTAACGTTTTTCTCTGGGTGGAAGGACTAGGgccttttttctcattctctttgctttctgtattttgtaaaagaaacaTGCATCATCAGTGAGAAAGACGTCAAAACACCTCATTCAAAAGGATATACGTACGTATAGTCAAAAAAgcttaattttccttattttttgtattttgtgtgtgtacatacttATTATAATCTCATATCCCCTTAAAATTCCCTTTAATTCTTCATCCATAAATTCAACTGATTCTTCTCTTATCTCTTACCATGATGGAGGAGTTCTTAGCCTGGGGCCTTTTGTGaaactatgtataaaaatattctttttctaggGAGAATATCCATAGTATTCCTGAGAGACTTGAAGGAATCTACAACCCTGAAACCATTCTATAAGAGCTTACGTTCTGAGACAGGATTTGCTGTGTTTTATAGGACTTTACTCTAAGGAGTTGACATCTGAATTAGAGGGTACAGCCCCAAAGTCCTCAGAGTCAAGTCTGTACAATGGGTCCACTGTACTTATAAACCCACCAGCAGgcaagcactctttttttttggctctgtatTAGGAGCTTAATGAGTGTTAACTATTAGAAACAGTATTGAGGAGAACATAAAATTAAGGGAAGAATTGAAATCACTGGAATCAGAAATCCAACAAAACCATCAGGGTATTGCAAACACTTTCAGAATtatcttgcttttcattttctagaacaGTCTGTCCTAGAAATTTTCAGGAAGAGTTTTAAGGCTCCTAGCTCAGACCCCAgctactttaaaacatttttggttgAGGTGACATTGAGGTGACACTTACTTACATCACATAAacataatcattttaaagtgaacagctCTGTGGCGTTTAGCAcgttcacagtgttgtacaactaCACAAGCACTCTCTTTAAATCTCCTTCCACAAACCCTGGTTAAGATTATTCAATATTATCATAAGATATATACAGACAGGTCTTGAAAGCCTAAAGCACTATGAGATGCTGGTTATTATTATTGCGTCATTGTTTAACAATGATCCTTTTCATTTGTGAGTCGAGGACTGGACCCAGATTGACACTTTCTTGGCTATTTGTCCATGTCACGCAGATCAGTTATTTGTCATCATTTTGTCACTGCTGGATCCTGCTTCCTCAATTGggagaaataaaggcttttaaAGCTTTCCGGTCATTGAAGGCTGCCCTAGCCCAACTCAGCTCTGCGTATTTGGCCCAGCTTAGGTCAGAACAAACAACAACTCCTTCCTCATTCCccgcctctcctcctcctctcccagctAATTTTCAGAATGGGCAAGGGACAAAGCATTTTGGCAGACAGAGGGGACAAAGAGACATGTTTTGTTTCCGCCTTAGAAGAGCCACAACAGTTGGCAAAGCGAGGTCATGTACTCACCACTGTTGTGGCTACCGATCTGGGTTCAAGTCAGCTCTGTAGCTTACCacctgtgtgtccttgggcacattattaacctctctgtgcctc
This window harbors:
- the CCKAR gene encoding cholecystokinin receptor type A, encoding MDVDSLLLNGSNTTPPCKLGIENETLFCLDQPHASKEWQPAVQILLYSLIFLLSVLGNTLVITVLIRNKRMRTVTNIFLLSLAVSDLMLCLFCMPFNLIPNLLKDFIFGSAVCKTTTYFMGTSVSVSTFNLVAISLERYGAICKPLQSRVWQTKSHALKVIAATWCLSFTIMTPYPIYSNLVPFTKNNNQTANMCRFLLPNDVMQQSWHTFLLLILFLIPGIVMMVAYGLISLELYQGIKFDASQKKSARERKPSPGSSGRYEASDGCYLQRSKHPGKLELQQLSSSGGGRLSRIRSSSPAANLMAKKRVIRMLMVIVVLFFLCWMPIFSANAWRAFDTASAEHRLSGTPISFILLLSYTSSCVNPIIYCFMNQRFRLGFMATFPCCPNPGPPGARGEAGEEVESRTTRASLSRRSYSHASASAPPP